The Symphalangus syndactylus isolate Jambi chromosome 1, NHGRI_mSymSyn1-v2.1_pri, whole genome shotgun sequence DNA segment AGCTCTCTTCTCTTGCTAGATCCTTTGAGCAAATCTTTTATTATACAAATGGCCTTCTACTGGATATAACCATTGGTTTTATCTGCAAAGTGAACAAGTCACAAGTttactgtaattttatttgaaatcattCTTAGTTCTTAGATAACAGtcccaaattgctcctggaaGGATGCTAAGACTAAACTCTCTATAGTATTACTAGACAAATCTAGGAGGCCTCTGTGAATCACCACTAGAGCCACAATCTTACCCAAAGCTGAGTCACATTAGTAGATTATAAAATACTGCATGGAATTTTGTGTACACATAGAATTCTGAATCACCTATGAATACCCAAATGTCTTTTTCAAAGTCTCTACTGCCCATTCAAGCTTATAAAAGGTCAAATCCTGCTGTCTGTGCAAGGAGTGCCTTCTAGAAACAATGACCTACACTCTATGTGTTCACAGATGGCCTCTCCTCACAGAACCACTGACACGGAAGCATTCGTCATATACAGTATAGCTGTGTTAAAAACGGATTCCAATTATGCCTGAACAAAATACCCAAGGTAACTGCCACCTCATGAAAACATTCTCAAGACTGGGAGGGGTTTTATGGGGATGCTTTATTTATGTGAGGCCTATGCAATCAAGAAAATACAGTGATAAGGACATAAGAAACTCTGAAACTATGATcactagaaaaaaatgagtacCAAGAAATGAAGTAAGAGGTTTATATTTAATTCTTAGAACAATCCCCTTTTAGAAATGAAACAGCTGAGGTTTAGAAAGCTTAAGAAACTTACTAGTAAGTTGCAGAGTTAGATCTGAGCCCAGGTCTGGGAACCCAGATTCTCTTTTCTTAATCAACTATTCTTGATAAGAGCACCTTCTAATAATTTCACTCCTGTTAGGTAGCATTAGTGCTTACTTTCAGGGCTAAAGAATAAAGCATAGTTAACATTTATGAACAAGCCAATAAAAATGGATGCATGAATATTATACAAAAAAGTGTCATTAAATAATGGAAATTATAAACTGGAAGAGATCTCAGATATCATCTGGCATAATCCTGTTGCTTACAGGTCATTTCAAAAAGTAGGCTCTTTCTCAGTATTTCAGAACAAGGTATTTGAACAAGAGGCAGGTCAGAGGCAATATATATTTCTCCAGACATCTCTCTGCCTCCAAATATCTAAATTGTTTTTGCTGCCAATGAAAAAATaatgcatctttttttaaaaaaaagattatccttCAGATGACCTACAGATCAAATCTTTTATTCCTCTGTGGTTTTCCTACAGAACCATTTAAATTTCATCTTCCTCTGATCACAGgcactatttttaatttattaaggattaatagattttataatattttataatttttttttctgaaatgattttcctgtttcctttctcAAACACACAAATGTGGAATCTCACAACAAATTCAAAGAATAACTTGTCTTTTGATAAACctaatttttaattctaaataCGTAGGCTGGTTCATATATTTTCTATACTTTACTCTGATCAGGCACCTTGAACTGTGGATCCAGTTCGCAATCCCAATGTAATTTCAATCATTTACTTGCAGCCCTAGTAACTAATATAGTAAATGTATGATTTAATGGGATTGAAAAAGAGAATATGACTGGCTCATTCTAATGTCATATACATTTGTCTTGGTTGATGGTGTTTTTTCTTGTTGAAGAGCAACCTGAATGATGGTTTTACTTTGTGGCCTATTACCACCAACAGAACTTTCCTCCCCACCAAAGCTTCTCAGTGGTGTGCACTCTTCCATGTTTGTTTTCtggaaacaatatttttctaCCCTCAAAGTGTACTCCCTAGGGATTTCCTAATTAACTTTATTGGTAAAGAaagatttttctaatttgttggaATTAATTCATATTGCTTTATCATCCAAGATATTGTCTACCTATAACTTTGGATTTTTGTCAAACTCTCAATTAATCAATTCATTgtttagaaaagttaaaatgcATCCATCTCATCCAAGTGCCTATAAAATCCTACACATCAAGTTCTCCCAAGTATTTAGCCTGAGACACAATACACAGAAAACTTCAACAAATActtgaaaaataagaatgaataaatgagtgatggTAATGATATCTGATGCAAAGACAAGCCTTGTTAGCCGTCACCCAAGAACTCAGCTGGCTACTCAATTTGGCTTCCATGGAAGTTCCCTTATTTTGAAACAATGTGTTCTCGAATATATTTTGCTGGCTTCCTGATGAGAATATCAACGGTGTCAAAATCTATTGCCTTCTACATGTTTCTGAAGCCTGCCACAATCTCAGAGAAGAAAGATAATCTGTTCCTCTTCTCTCTACGTTAAGGtataaggttttgttttttgtttgtgtgtgtgtgtgtgtgtgtgtttaaagtggatgggtgaatggaagttcattccATCAACATTACACTTagcatttcttaaaatgttgGAAACAAATTAAGAAAGCAAACTCATTTCGTTTGTAATCAtctggaccccttcctttcaaACAAGATTATTTTTATAGATCGGGTAAAATGTGAATTCAGTTCTCAATGGTCCAGTTGGATTAAATGATTTTCTATTTAACTCCGGTTAATCCTATCATTTTTCCAAAGTAGCAGGAAGAGAAGAGCTTCCTATAGCTTGGTGGCACTTGTTCTGCTTAAAGCAGGAGGGGACTCTGAAAGTCCCCAATTGTTAATATTCTCTTCTCCCTTTGTCCCTCACCCCTGCCTTCTAATTCAGCACTGTCTACTTGCTTAGTTCTTTGGAGGAGTGAATTCCTTCCTCACATGCTGGGTGTCCTTCACCATGGTTAATCCCTCCAAAGGCACACATCCAGTAAAGATGGGTTGCCTCTAGCTCTGTGTAACaatgatttggaaatatttgtaAACGTGCTTTTGCCTCATTCTTTCTTCCAAGACCATGTTAACTGAGTGTTAATAAATTCCCTTTCCACTTATATGGAAAGGTAATGTTTGTAGTCAGTTTAAGCAGACTGAACTTCTAGAAGCCTTGTTATTCCCATCAAATCCCTAGTCATTGTCTGAGATCTGAAGAAGAAACTGTTTTGTAAGAACAGAAATAATAGCTAGTGCAGTTACAATTCTACATATAAGGGCAGGTTTTTGTCCTCTCAAAAAAATGAGTATCAAATCTGCTTAAGctgaaatttcaggaaaaaaatacaattaaaacctTATTTAGAGTAGGTTTTAAATTCTGAGTATCAGTAGAACGGTCAATTTTTAATTCAACAAACTTTGATTAAATATCGGCCACATGCAAGCACTATACTAGCCAAGAACTGCTAAGGACAATGAAAAATGGACTGGGAAATAGGCCTTTTGTTTGTGTATTTAATGTAAGTTAGCTAAACGACTTGTGCGTAAGCATGTTGGCTCTAGCaatatatatgtatccatatgtGAACAAAATATGTCtacactttccttgtttttgtttgtttcccaaCAAATACTTGGAtagcaaagaaatataaattcattCTCTGACACCTTCTGAGAAATTTTATTGGATAAATAGTTGATTAGGCTATTCCCCAGAAGAATGCTGACATCCATTTTATAATAGGAAATAAAATGCAATTATCTGATGGATTTACTGCTTTGTATAGCTCACCTTCTCTTGTGTTGAATACTATCTGTGGCTCTCCATTTTTTGATAGGGGAACCAATTGTTTAAACCTTAGTTACGAGAGAAGTCTTTCCCTCCTCTGGCCGTGTTCACAGAGGCACAGTGCTGACTCATTTCAGCACAAGTAATGCAGATACTATAGGATCAGAGGCCAGATCAGCGGCCATGTCCAAACAGCTCACTCAGTGCTTGGGGACAGGAAGCTGAAGACTTCTGTGGTAGTGCCAAGGACCCCTGAGTAAGGCCAAAGCTCCATTTGCTTTGTTGCAGAATAGAAAAATGTTTCTCTCATGTCACCTCAAGTATGTTGTTAGTCCCAGCTCCCATCCACTAGTGCAGGATTTTAGGTTTTTCCTTCATGGATTCATTCCAATTGTTTCCTATTCAATGATTTGGTTCTTCATTCACCCCATTTAAATGGTAGAAATTATGCAACTAAAATGTTCTAGAGAAATAATACCCATATGTTAACGTTTTAGACAACTGAATTAGGCCTTTTCTTCCCTTACAAACTGGCAGAAGATTATGGCCTTATTAAGCATCATGTTCCTTACACAATGAACACTTCTGAGATTAGTTACTACCTTGGCTTGGCCTTCAATATTTCATAGCACAGAAAGAGTCAAGCATCACCAATTTTAACCATCAGAAACATTATGGGATAGCAATGAAGGAGAGCTGTATTCCAAATtaccaaaagatttttttttcttaagtggaGGTGGGGATCCTTAAATGTAAGAAGAGTAAATCTCTCTCTGAACTTTTTATGTGAAAGGAAAGTGGTTTCTTTTAAGTGAATAATATCCATGTGTCAAGTGCTTTGTTTCTGCTTTGATCCTGCAAGGTAGGTCTTATTCCCACCTTATAAATGAGAAAGTTGAAGCAATGAGGAATTAACTAAGttgccaaagtcacacaactagcaAGTTGTTGAGTTGGGACCAGTGTTACTATACAACTTTAACTGTAGAAActatgaagcacagagaggtttagAACTTTGGCCATAGTCACACTATTTACTCAGACCCAGAAACCAAACACCAGTACCACACACCAATTCAGGTGGTGAATTGCATATTTATGAAGGTAAGTCACAGAAAATGTGATTCAGATACACCACTTTCAGCCCTTATTTTCCTGAACCTTTCATTTTAATCCTAATTTTGTGCATTTCTCTAACCTGTAGAATCTCGTGGAGAGCCATGCGCCTCCTTGGTAAAGCCTTCCTTCATTGCTTACAGCTCATTTACCTGCTCCCTCTCAGATAAGCTACTAGCCTACCTTTGGTATACAACCTCTCTATTACTTTTAATCTGAATTTCAATCAGAAGCTCCACTGAATTCAAAACATCTCTGTCTACAGCTTCCCACATTATATCAGACAAATAACACAGACATTACAATTATttttggaataaaataatttcccTATTGGAGGGATATTTGCATTCTTATCCCGGAAGATGTATAAGTTTGTTGCAATATACACATTCTATCACGTTAGCTATGTATACTCTCCTACCTCTCCATGATGAAAAAACACCAAAACACTAAGTTATCCATAGTTCTGGTTGAAGACGataattataatgataattaAAGATTAAGGCATTCAGTTGTTAGAGTGCTTAACAATGCTAAGGGTAAGCAGATAGCTGCAGCATGTGTATGCAACATGATTATATGCTAGATTATCTTATCATTCCAGAATGCTGTTAGTGATTACGTGAAAATTTCAGTGTTGGAGAGAAATTTGAATCTTCACACAAAAAAAGTGTTGTGACCAAAGTTAAATGACACGGGAGTGAAAAAAATGATGACTCATTAATACCAGCTAGTTCTTTGCAGTGAAATTTTTGAATTTAGTACAATGCCAGTTGTTTGACAATTTCCAAAAATTCTTATGACATCAGCATAtctaagtaaatttaaaataaacaaatataaacaaagtCATCGAAGAGTGTTAGCTTGATCATTCCTATAGGCCAGATACACGAAGTAGTCAAATATGACTGCAGAATCCTAACAATTAATTAATTTGGCAGAATTTAATAGCAATTTTAATACAGCTATGTGCCACATTGGCTTAAAGAATCATGATTTGACTAAAAACCTTAAGCTTCTTTctctaaacaaagaaaataaagtcccATATTTTTAACCAAAAGCTTCTTTAcaccatttaaaaattgttttaaagaagcATTGAGTAGTTAAAGCTTGCAAATTCTGCAGAATTCTTGATGCTGTCACATACTCACATCGAATCTATTTGTTTTCTGTCCAAAAGCTCTTTGATGATTAAATCAAATCTGATGCCACAACGCTGGGATTTCCACCGAAGTTACATAGATATTAACAAGCAAAATGCTAAGAAAAACATGTAAATGCAgagtatagatttttttttatctatgTTAGAACTTTTTGTGAGGACTTTAGCTTGCAGTTTTAGAAACATacaaaaagctgaaaaataaatttgttagctttccatttttccattgaatttatgggcaaataaaatttaaacaattatgAGGAGTCATTGAATTTCGGTGAGTTGACATGCTCTTCCTTCACCCTCTATTGACCAGTGGCTCAGTTTTTCCAGGTCTATGTAACAGTAGTGAGACAATCTGAAAGCAATTTGAATCACTGAACAATTAGATGATAGCTGGGCCTTCTGATTTACGTGTCAAAGGATATTTTATCACAATCCATAGGATCACAAAACTTTTAGAAATTGATGttcaattttgttctttaaagatgTTGAAATTTTTTACCTTGCTTGTTGTTTCTCAATTTCAACTAGACCAAAATATATCAACATggataaactatttttttttttagtgtatgaTCTAATAGACTAGAATGTTCTGAATGAGTATTGTATCTTAGCAATTAAAAGGAAATCTGCTAAGTATATGAAAACCACTTCTCTGGTTTCTGTTTCCCTAGAGAGAGTTCTTGTTCTTATCTCAAGTATTTAGTGTATAATAAAGAAGCAACCAAGGATAACACAAATGTGAAAGAATGCTTATCCATTATTAAGAGTTCCAGCACTAAATTTGGCCATGGAAGTAGTTAGTTCTTTTAAATGTCCCTACCACAAGGAATTATTTCCTGACTTGTTTGGGTATCAGTGAGAGATGACTAGGCTTATCTAGGTAGATAGGCTTTGTGAATTTGTTTTCAATGAAAAAGCTgccaaaaaaaaagatcatagatTACACTTTACAATTCATCATAGAAACATTACCCATAGTATACCAGAAAACTCTAGAAAATTCGctggaatatttgaaataaaaagtgacgtaATTGTTTTCTTGTTAAAAATTTTGAATCCTTCCCTTAAactaaaaacagattttatttgcAATTATCTTAAAACCAATGTTTACAGAAGGGATTTTGTTAacaaaatcttaatattttgtgTGTTATTCATAATGGATTTCTAATTTAAGAATTGTATCATCTTGAAGTAGTGTGAAATGTGAGAATGTAGTAAAAGGCCTGTTTTTAAAGGGGATAATTATTAGTGGACACTTGCCCTCTTTATctggataaaaagaaatgattttcttttgctAGATAACAGGAACAATTATAAtgcatattacttttaaaatgtatgaatttaTGACTGATAAATaattatgaatatattccttgaaTGAGACAATTTTGGACTAATGCTTCTAATGCTTCAACATTTTAATGTCGCAATTACAATTGTATCCTAATATATATCACTTTATTACAAAACGTATACAAAAATCTTCTAAACCTGTCGCATCGAAAGGTATATTAAATGGGGGTTATACAACTGCCAAAAGACATTTCTTTGGACAAAGTgtgtaaagaaatttaaaaatattgatctaCTGTGACCATGGACAGTGATTAACATTCTCTCCACCTGGCAATTCCAGGATCTATACTAGTGACTAAAAAACAGGAGCATAATATGACGCTAAGGATTCAGTCTGAAAGTAGAGAGCAATTCGATGCATTCAAACAAGCCCCTTTGTTTTGCAATATCCCCTCCATTGTCTTGATGTAATTATTTCAATTCACTTTTTTGGTTTGCTGCATAGCTATTTCTCAAAGCACAGATATGTCTCAGTAAGTTTAGAGAAAGGTGCATTCAAAATGTTATATGAGCATTTCATGcctaaagaaaatatcttcagaccACAGAAGATTTTGAGACTATAAGATAACAATGTTACCAGACATTTAAAAACTGCTGAATGAACCAGATATTCTTTCTCGTGCACTTTATTCTTTATGaaacatattatgtatatattttaaatacttcctATCTCAGCTCATATCTAATCCTCATAGATCATTGGTTATGATATAAATACAAGTAATATGTACTTCAATATCTAGGGCCAAAATTAATCCAAGATGagcaaaattaattaaattataagACTAAGGCTCTACAAATAATCAATTTATTAGAACTTGGCATAAAGCCACCTAAAGGAAACTAACATTCAGAAGCAAAGACACCCTAAGCAAACAAATCTAGTTACAGATACatcttgttaatattttctttttccttcaacaGTCCTTCAGCATTTGTTTACATCGCTGCTTGAAATTCATTTATCATATTTAACATAAAATGctagaataaaaaatagaaggcAAAGTCCACAGAAATGTAGAGCTTCTAGAATCTTAAAGATCCTTTGTTTAAAGAAAGGAAGTATATGTTTTACAAATGCATCATCGCTGacttaaaatatattcagaactTTCCAGGTGATATAATATGTTTTTAAGGAAGTCAATTCTTTGTGATTAGAGATTCACAAATTTCTAAATAGGCTACTACCATGTgataccagttagaatgatgcCAGTACTTACCATATGAAGAAATGGCTTTCATTGTCGACATCACCTTTAAGCCCCACATTCTCTCCTAACCTTGTCACAAAGCAGATCTGAATTAAACTGACTTATATACAAATGATTAATTTGCAATTTCCAACCTTAGGGACTTCAAACTGTCTCCTCATACTAATGAGAATTCTCAATCATATTCACTTCTGGCTACCTTGTATATTGTGTCTTCAGTGGCTGACTCATTCTACACTCCACTTATGTAGCTTATCATTATCTTGTCCACAGACAAAATAGACATTGAATTCCGATGAGGATGCCCACTGATTTGAGAAGCTTGAGAAAGGTATCAGCATTGTGGTCCAAAAGGCATGACCACTAAGGGAAATATTTTAGCCAGTGTGATTTGTTTTCCTCCTCTAGAACTAagtcaaaaagacaaacaaacaaaaaatcacagtAACTCATTGTGATGTATTTTCCTTAGTAGTTTATTTTTGGGGATTATTTTTCATAAGAATTGGCAAAAATCCAGATCAACTTTGCACATTGTTCTAAcagcttcatttaaaaattatatgactaACTTCCCCATTTAATAGAAACTGCTTGCTTTCTCTTATGTTTATTAACCTTGAAACTACTTAAGCATTTTGTCTAATTAGCTTTACTCTGAGCAAAAGAATAACCTGATTATAGCATGTTGTTAATAAGAAAATCAACACAAGACCTTTCTGATTGAACGTTCTCACTTTCTACCTCAAGACAGGTGTTCTGCATATATGCAAATGTTGCAGACAGATGGCTTCTTGCATTGCACACACTATAAAGTTAGGATATTTTGCCCTTTATTGTAACATTCCAAAAGTTACCAGTGCTGCCtctgctatttatatttttaaaatatttagcctTCAGTAAGATAATCTGTAGTGCTTATCTTAATTCTAAGGAGAGAAAACACCCCAAATATTCTATCAAGTCCAATCAAAACTTCCTGCTTCTCTTAGTTGTCACAATTCTGGACCTAGACTCCAAgttcataaaagaaaatgaagcaattCAAAAGGCAGAGCTTCAGGTTATTGTAGTATCTTAGAAGCATGTTAGTTATTTTATTCACAGAATGTTTTACAAGCTCCAAACCTTTCACCAGAACAATATTTTaggaatttgaaattatttctgtaCTTCTCACCACCCAAGAATATGACAGCTTGTATTAAAAATAGTTTGCATGCAGGAACTCCGTGGTTAGTATGTCCCTCaagttttaaaaactcaaattattGAGTCTTCTTTCTAAGAACTAGTGAAGAGGTTTACGAAAACACCTATTGAACTATTCACGTATAATTCTCTAACAAAACCCATATTTCCATTCATACAATACATTAGGACTTAATTAAAATTACCATATCCAGTGGTCAGCCTTTACCTTTCCAAATATCCTTGTCCAGTATCCATAACCATGCACTGCTCTGTCTTCCCTCATGCttcttttattgctgagtgaGGCGCTCGCTCCTTCATTAAATAGCATTAAAAATAGACTGCACAGAACTCCCCAGTGGAGCATGCTCTAACACGGCTAATACCACAGTTCTCAAGGTAACCATACTCAACTGGGATCTAAGAGGGAAAGTCACTGGGAGATCAGCAATTTGCAAATCTAATAGCACACACAATTCTGTCTTGGTCTGAGCTAAATACTGCAAAGGACAAATCAGCATGTAGTGAAATTAAGTCACTGAGGAGGTGAAAGTCAGTTTCTTTAGCTGTATAAGTTTCTTTAAATATACTTCCTCTAAACAAAGTACTCTGTTTAATAGGCATTTTTTCTAAAGTAActtagttattttaattattgaatgGCATAAATCATGCCTGGAGAggataaatttaaaacatgaatgCATAGCAATCCACATATcttaaacatttcatttaaacaaaatcaaaatactaTTGATAAGCAAATGTAGTAATCAATTATGTTTCCATATCTTTTGTAATGAGGAAGCATATTCCTCAAAGCATATACCCAAACTCACCAtccagaaaatttacaaatattctgTCAGTCAAAGTGATGAAAAGCAGGAGAATGTTATAACAAAGGAAATATAGGATCAAACACAAATACATACCTTGAAAACCCACATACACTTGAAAAGAGTGTATTCATAAGCTCTCACAGGCAATTCACATTAGAAATGCAGCAGAAGTAATTACTGCCAAGATAGTAGATTACTCGGCTATTTGAACAAAACGTAGATAGATCTCTTGGCTTCCAAATGACTGTCTTTCATGAAAATGACATTAACTAAAATCTTATTAAGATATTTAAGCCCTGTGGTAATAAATACACAGAGGATCAAAGGAGTAGGTGTATTTATCTTAAAGTGTGTCAAAGGttttctgatttttaacaaatgaaaaatgatttCCTGTCATCTCCACTTCTCTGTTTACTTAAAACAATCATAGCAGTTTCTATCTCCAAAGTAGATGAGAAGGGGTTAGGAATCATTTGAATTTATTCTGCATTTGAACGAAATCTTATACagattcatttcaactttggggAATGTCCTTCTTGTTTTGAGAGGCTGAGTGTCATACTGGTAGAAAATCAAACATCaaaaaacttaaagaaatcaaaaattaaaatgaatatctGTACTCTAAACACATTCTTAAGAAAACGATTTCTACCAGCCTTTTATATTTCTTAGCTGCCCACCCCTATAACTTtcaattctttgtttttcttttaggctTGGATTCTGTCCTTATCCTACATCTTCAGGAGGTGATCAGGTAGCAAACCTGAATAGCTGACAGCAACCACATCCACCCCAGCTACATTTCTATGCATAAACATTGAGTGAGTTAATTCCTATTCCCAAGAAACTTTCTAAACACCTGCCTAATTCAACTCAATTCTACCACCTTATCTACAACCTGAGACAGAAAAGAGTAAATTGATGATTGCAATGAAGCACAGATTTCAtgcatgtaaaaataaaactgaacatCTTTTCTATTCTTCCCGCTGAGCCCTTTGGGACCTAGGACCCCAATCCTTCCAGGACAACAAACAGAGTATAACTTTCTACCTCTTCAATAGGTCTCTTTCAAAAAGAGCATTGCAAACTTTCTACCATAAAGCCTATACAAATCACTGTAGACTTCTCTGATGAAAATCACTGCCAACTTCCAGCTttccatttctgtcttttttgggGGAAGGAGCATCCATCCCTCCTTGACGAAACATGAAAAACACAATACATGTGTAACAACATCAGCTTTCTACAAACACGAAGAAGAAATACAGAcaagaaataattcaaaacagacagacagatatatggcagaaagaaagaaggaattctAAAAATCCACAAAAGGCGTGCAATGTTCACGTCGGAAGACCTTGATTATTACCTTGATCGAACAGTGGATATCCCCCCTGCGTCTTGGTGCCTTGATTGGTTTGAtttagttttggattttattaatattattgtttcTCAATGATTGATTTGGctggatttgtttgttttggcttttggcttggcttttgttgttgttgtttttgttgttgggtttgtttgtttgttttgtttttggtcgATTTATTTAACTGCTAGTAAAAGGAGCTTTCTGCAGTGTCGGCTGGGATCCCACACAGCTGTGGCAGCCAGGGCTGCGGCGGCGGCTCGGTCGCGGCTTGCGTCCCCGCTGCCCCTGCTGCTGCTGGTCTCTGCTCCGGACGCGCTCAGAAGGTGCCACCGCCGCCTTCTCTGCCCGGCTGGCCGCCGGGAGTGAACGCGCCCCCGCCTCCCGTCTGCTCTTCTGTCCGTCTGCACGTCTGTCAATCCGACCGTCTGTCGGTCCGACTAGCAGCTCGGCGCGGGATTCTCGCTTCCCTGCGCTCTGCTCTCAGAGCTGCCACTCTCGCAGGCTGCCAGTCTGTGCGCTGGTCTGTCCGTCCGTCCGAATCCCTCcgtcccaccagcaatgcagcGTCCCTCTTCCGGTCTTCTGTGCCCACAGTCCTCTCCCACTCTGTGCCCCTGGCCGCTTCGCTCGGTAAGAGGAGGGCGTGTGGAGGGAGGGAGCACGCGAGTGTTGCTGTCTATCTTTCTGTGTGCCTCTCCCTGCCTACTTAATGCTCTCGCTCTCTTTGCGTTCTGGTCTCCCTCTCTCAGGCTGTCTGACTGCTCCCACCTGTCCGTAGCTCTGCCAGTCCCACCCCTAGCCAGCCAGCCTCGGTCGATCCCTCGGTCCCGTTCCTCCCGCTTGGCCGCCTCCGTCGTCTGCCCCTCCGCCGGTCCGTGCCCTCCCACGCGGCTGGCACTGCCGCCGGGGGCGGCGCCCGGCTCCTCCCTGCAGCCCCGGATGCGTCCGGTCCCCGCCCGGGCTGAGGGCAACGCGCGTGTGGCACGTGGCTCCGCAGCTGCTCTGGCCGGAGACCCCGGGCCCCAGACCTGCCACACCCGGGAGGTGGCCGCAGCCGGACGCCTGCCAGTGCCGCCGCCTCTGTGCCACTGGGAGCATCCAGAACTGGCCCATCCAGAGTGATGGCACCTGCTGGGTGCGCCGGGCGCCCGCGGTACCACTCATTCCCTGGGCCGTTCTCCTCCAGCCCTAAGGCTGGAGACAAAGCGCATTAGCCAC contains these protein-coding regions:
- the LOC129489178 gene encoding uncharacterized protein, with translation MRLLGSILVTKKQEHNMTLRIQSESREQFDAFKQAPLFCNIPSIVLMLGFCPYPTSSGVKGAFCSVGWDPTQLWQPGLRRRLGRGLRPRCPCCCWSLLRTRSEGATAAFSARLAAGSERAPASRLLFCPSARLSIRPSVGPTSSSARDSRFPALCSQSCHSRRLPVCALVCPSVRIPPSHQQCSVPLPVFCAHSPLPLCAPGRFARLSDCSHLSVALPVPPLASQPRSIPRSRSSRLAASVVCPSAGPCPPTRLALPPGAAPGSSLQPRMRPVPARAEGNARVARGSAAALAGDPGPQTCHTREVAAAGRLPVPPPLCHWEHPELAHPE